ATATAGAAGGATTTATCGCTCCTTTGCAGACAACATATAAACAAGATTGGAGTCAGAAAGTAGCGGTAATTTTAGGCAATGGTGGTGCAGCCAGAGCAGTTGTAGCAGGTTGTATCCAGCTAGGTTTTGCCCAAATTCATGTTGTTGGACGCAATTTGCAGAAATTAGAAGAATTTCGCAATAGTTGGAGCAATTCATCCCTAGCTGAGAAATTCCAGGTTCATCAATGGGAGGAATTACCAAAGCTCATTCCCCAAGCCAATCTGCTGGTAAACACAACTCCGATTGGGATGTATCCCAAAGTTGATGAATCGCCTTTGAGTATGCAAGAAATAGCAAACTTACCGAAGGGTGCGATCGCTTACGATTTAATATACATTCCTAAACCGACGCAATTTCTCCAACAGGCACAAAAACAAGGCGTAATTGCCATCGATGGATTA
This Nostoc sp. C052 DNA region includes the following protein-coding sequences:
- a CDS encoding shikimate dehydrogenase translates to MTKKITGKTKLIGVIGHPVEHSLSPVMHNAAIAQLGLDYIYLPFPIEPQNLEVAIAGFAAVGVVGFNVTIPHKQAIIPLLSEITPLAQTIGAVNTVSRQNNQWVGTNTDIEGFIAPLQTTYKQDWSQKVAVILGNGGAARAVVAGCIQLGFAQIHVVGRNLQKLEEFRNSWSNSSLAEKFQVHQWEELPKLIPQANLLVNTTPIGMYPKVDESPLSMQEIANLPKGAIAYDLIYIPKPTQFLQQAQKQGVIAIDGLEMLVQQGVAALKIWLQQETLPVVEVMRQALQNHLGLGK